Proteins co-encoded in one Paraburkholderia edwinii genomic window:
- a CDS encoding LysR family transcriptional regulator: MGASVQPEDLAFFSVLAGRGSLTATARELGITTAAVSKHLAQMESRAGVALVNRTTRRMSLTAEGEIYLTHARRILGEMDELAQVLGGARAAPKGLLRVNATLGFGRSHVAPVISRFVQRYPEVDVQLQLSVDPPPISSDTYDVCIRFGEPPDARVIARRIAPNRRLLCAAPAYFKHHKMPKTPADLAQHNCIGIRQGDDGYGIWRLTSGRAAAQKTATVRVRGNLTTNDGEIAVKWALEGHGILMRAEWDIVDYLESGALVPVLPEYRTPDADIFAVYSPLHQMSARVRVFIEFLTAELGE; encoded by the coding sequence ATGGGCGCTTCGGTGCAACCGGAAGACCTCGCGTTTTTCTCCGTGCTTGCGGGGCGCGGCAGCCTGACCGCGACCGCGCGCGAACTCGGCATTACCACGGCGGCGGTCAGCAAGCACCTCGCGCAGATGGAATCGCGCGCGGGTGTCGCGCTCGTCAATCGCACAACGCGCCGCATGAGTCTCACCGCGGAAGGCGAGATCTATCTGACGCACGCGCGGCGCATTCTCGGCGAGATGGATGAACTCGCGCAGGTGCTCGGCGGCGCACGTGCTGCGCCGAAGGGCTTGTTGCGCGTGAATGCGACGCTCGGCTTCGGACGCAGCCACGTGGCGCCGGTCATTTCACGTTTCGTGCAGCGCTATCCGGAAGTCGACGTGCAGTTACAGCTATCGGTCGACCCGCCGCCGATCAGCAGCGACACCTACGACGTCTGCATCCGCTTCGGCGAGCCGCCCGATGCGCGCGTGATCGCCCGACGCATCGCGCCGAACCGTCGCCTGTTATGCGCGGCGCCCGCGTATTTCAAGCATCACAAGATGCCGAAGACGCCTGCCGATCTCGCGCAGCACAACTGCATCGGTATCCGTCAGGGCGACGATGGTTATGGCATCTGGCGTTTGACGAGCGGACGCGCCGCGGCACAGAAAACCGCGACCGTGCGCGTGCGCGGCAACCTCACGACCAACGACGGTGAGATCGCGGTGAAGTGGGCGCTCGAAGGCCACGGCATTCTGATGCGCGCGGAGTGGGATATCGTCGACTATCTGGAAAGCGGCGCGCTCGTGCCGGTGCTGCCTGAATACCGAACGCCCGATGCCGATATCTTCGCGGTGTATTCGCCGCTGCATCAGATGTCCGCGCGCGTACGTGTGTTTATCGAG
- a CDS encoding tartrate dehydrogenase — MKTYRIATIPGDGIGKEVVPAGQQVLEVLAARSDKFRFEFEDFDWGGDYYRQHGVMMPADGLDALRNKDAILFGSAGDPHIPDHITLWGLRLKICQGFDQYANVRPTRILPGIDAPLKRCKPADLDWVIVRENSEGEYAGIGGRAHQGHPIEVATDVSMMTRAGVERVLRFAFRLAQSRPRKLLTVITKSNAQRHAMVMWDEIAVQVSREFPDVKWDKELVDAATARMVNRPASLDTIVATNLHADILSDLAAALAGSLGIAPTANLDPERRYPSMFEPIHGSAFDIMGKGLANPVGTFWSVVMMLEHFGETDAAKLVMNAIEHVTANPSLHTGDLGGNATTVQVTEAVCKHIAANTRAAVAA, encoded by the coding sequence ATGAAGACCTATCGCATTGCGACGATTCCCGGCGACGGCATTGGCAAGGAAGTGGTACCCGCCGGTCAGCAGGTTCTCGAAGTGCTGGCTGCACGCAGCGACAAATTCCGCTTCGAGTTCGAAGACTTCGACTGGGGCGGCGACTATTACCGTCAGCACGGCGTGATGATGCCGGCCGACGGCCTCGACGCGCTGCGCAACAAGGACGCCATTCTGTTCGGCTCGGCCGGCGACCCGCATATTCCCGATCACATCACGCTATGGGGCCTGCGTCTGAAAATCTGCCAAGGCTTCGATCAATACGCGAACGTGCGACCGACGCGCATCCTGCCCGGCATCGACGCGCCGCTCAAGCGCTGCAAGCCGGCCGATCTCGATTGGGTGATCGTGCGTGAAAACTCCGAGGGCGAGTACGCGGGCATCGGCGGCCGTGCGCACCAGGGTCATCCGATCGAAGTCGCAACGGATGTATCGATGATGACGCGCGCCGGTGTCGAACGCGTGCTGCGTTTCGCGTTCCGGCTCGCGCAATCGCGCCCGCGCAAGCTCCTGACGGTGATCACGAAGAGCAACGCGCAGCGTCATGCGATGGTGATGTGGGACGAGATCGCCGTGCAGGTCTCGCGCGAATTCCCCGATGTGAAGTGGGACAAGGAACTCGTCGACGCGGCGACCGCGCGCATGGTGAACCGTCCCGCGTCGCTCGACACGATCGTCGCGACGAATCTGCATGCGGACATTCTGAGCGACCTCGCCGCCGCGCTCGCCGGCAGCCTCGGCATTGCGCCGACCGCGAACCTCGATCCGGAGCGCCGCTATCCGTCGATGTTCGAGCCGATTCACGGCTCGGCGTTCGACATCATGGGCAAGGGTCTCGCGAATCCGGTCGGCACGTTCTGGTCGGTCGTGATGATGCTCGAGCACTTCGGCGAAACGGATGCCGCGAAGCTCGTGATGAACGCGATCGAGCACGTGACCGCGAACCCGTCGCTGCATACGGGCGACCTCGGCGGCAACGCAACGACCGTGCAGGTCACCGAGGCCGTGTGCAAACACATCGCGGCCAATACGCGCGCGGCCGTCGCAGCCTGA